The genomic stretch AGAATTTTGACGCAATTCCCAAGGGGAAAGCGCTATGCGCTTTCCCGGGAAAACCGTTTCGCACTTTTCCTGGAACGCTGGGCAAACCCGGCCTCCCGCATTTGTAGGATAATTGACACGGCAAATCTGCACAGCTGCTATGCACAATTCATTGTTGCCGAATCATTGGGCAACTCGTAGGTTCTGATTGTCGGCCATCTACTCCTCCCAGATGCGATGCCGACGCTGAATGGGGTGCACCTCCTCCCGCGCCACATTCGAAATCGAGCCCGCTGCCACCTCCTCCCGGCAGCGGGCTTTTTTCGTTCAAGCGGGAGAAATAGCCGTATTGCCGACGCCAAAGCGCGCCACACATCGCGCTTTACCGGACGAAGGAATGGCGGCGCGTCAGCGGCGGCTCAATTCAACCGGCGGCAGTGCCTCGGAAGGAAACGATCAGCCCTTCGGCCATGCGCACGAACTGCATACTCGGACCTTCGGCGCCTACGGTCTGCACGCTGACACGCGCGCCCTCGAACAGCAGAGATAGCGTATCCGCCAGAAGTTCGGCCTGCCCAATGCCGGCATCCCGGCACAACGTCACAAGACGGTGGCGCTGGGCTTCCTTGAGTTCCTTGATCACCAGCCTGGCCGGATGGTCCGGCTCGGTCAGCTCAGCGGCAGCATTGGCCATGTCGCAGCCGCGGCCATCGGCATTGAGCATGGCGGCGGCCTTGCGAACCCAGGCATGCAGTTGTGCGAGCTTGTCGCCAGGAAACTCGGCCTCGAAGGCGTCCCACATGGCGCCTGCCTTGGCCGCATTGGCGCGCAGGCATTCGACGATCAGTTCGTCCTTGGATTCGAAGT from Mesorhizobium sp. NZP2077 encodes the following:
- a CDS encoding TetR/AcrR family transcriptional regulator: MTDGVVERSRPRDRILQTARDMFHKHGIKGVGVDAITEAAGTNKMTLYRHFESKDELIVECLRANAAKAGAMWDAFEAEFPGDKLAQLHAWVRKAAAMLNADGRGCDMANAAAELTEPDHPARLVIKELKEAQRHRLVTLCRDAGIGQAELLADTLSLLFEGARVSVQTVGAEGPSMQFVRMAEGLIVSFRGTAAG